A genomic segment from Vidua macroura isolate BioBank_ID:100142 chromosome Z, ASM2450914v1, whole genome shotgun sequence encodes:
- the LOC128822560 gene encoding 3'-5' RNA helicase YTHDC2-like, whose product MSRHRRVLRRQPGGAAGDWAAGAAGRARAEALREVGVDEVVEMAVQLALERFRSGDEAEMEFPSSFTSTERAFVHRLCQSLGLVSKSKG is encoded by the exons ATGTCGCGACACAGGCGGGTTCTGCGGCGgcagcccggcggggctgcgggggactgggctgccggcgccgcggggcgcGCCCGGGCCGAGGCCCTCAGGGAGGTCGGCGTGGACGAGGTGGTGGAAATGGCGGTGCAGCTCGCCCTGGAGCGGTTCCGGAGCGGGGACGAGGCGG AGATGGAATTTCCTTCTAGTTTCACTAGTACTGAAAGAGCATTTGTTCACCGTCTCTGTCAGTCTCTTGGACTGGTATCTAAAAGCAAAGGGTGA